Genomic segment of Oncorhynchus tshawytscha isolate Ot180627B linkage group LG13, Otsh_v2.0, whole genome shotgun sequence:
CAACTGTACAACTGTAACTGCAGCACCTACAACAACGACCccccacaactgcagcacctacaacgacaactgtagctcctacgaccaAAACTACACCACCTACTatgacaacaactgcagctccaaaACTGCAGCACAACCataacaactgcagctcctatgaccaccacaactgcagcacctactacacaaccacaacacctactacgaagctgctacgacaaccacaacttcaatgcctactacgacaaccacaattgtagctcctacgacaaccacaactgtagcTCCATCTACAACATCTGTAGCTCCTATGGCcactacaactgcagcacctacttcaacaaccactgcagctcttACAACCACTACACCAGAAGCACCTACTTCGACAACCACTGCatctcctactacaacaaccactgcagctcatACATCCACTACAACAGCAGCACCTACGACAACAACTACAAatgcagctcctacgacaaccacaacagaaGCCCctacaacaacaactgtagcttcTACGACAACAAATATATCCCCAACCACTACAACGTCAGCAGCTACTGCAGCACCTACTAAaataactgcagctcctactacaacaactgtagctcttaCAACCACAACTGACTGCTTCACATACTACAACGATAACTACAAGCTCCAACTATAACAACACATTGCAGCACCTACAACAACACTGCTACAtctgcagcacctactacgacaactacatctgcagcacctactacaacacactacatctGCAGCACTTACTAtgacaaccacaactgcagcacctacaatgacaactgtagctcctatgaccactacaactgcagcacctactacaactacaactgcagcacctactacaactacaactgcagctcctactacaacaactttAGATCTTTCAACCACCACAACAGCAGCAGCACCTACAACGACAACTGAAGCTCCTACGATAACCACAACACCTCCTACGACCATTACAACAGCAGCACCTATAACAACTTTAGCAACTACTTCGACAATCACTACAGCTCCAGCTACAACATCTttagctcctacgaccactacaactgCAGAACCTACTtcaacaaccactgcagctcctacttCAAAAACCCCTGCAGCTCCTACTTCAAAAACCACTGCATCACCTACAAGAACATCTGTATCTACTTTGACAAACACTGCAGCACCtgctacaataactacaactgaAGCCGCTACGGCAACCACAACACCTACTCCGACCATTACAACAGCAGCACCtgctacaataactacaactgcAGCTCTTACAACAACCGCAACTGCAGCTAAAGCTACAACCATAAGGGCACCTCCTACTATAACATTTTTAGCTCTTATGACCACTACAACAGCCGCACCTACAATGACAACTGTTGCTCCGACGGCAACTATAGCGCCTACGACCACTACATCTACCATACCTACAACAACTAAAGCTCTTACTCCAATAACTGTAGCTCATTCAACCAGCACCACAAAAGCTGCTATGACAATCAATTCAGCTCTTACTACAACAACCATTGGTCCTACCACCCCTACAACTGCAGCATCTACtacgacaacaactgcagcttTTACGAAAACCCCAATTGCAGCTCCTACAACTGCAGCTCTAACAACTGCAGCTCCAACAACTGCGGCTCCTAAAGCTGccactgcagctcctacagcTGCAACTGCAGCtccaactgcagctcctacagctgccactgcagctcctacagctgcaactgcagctcctacaactgcaactgcagctcctacaactgcaactgcagctcctacaactgCAGCTGATAATGCTGCTCTAACAGCTATAGCTCCTACAACCACTACAATGGAAGCTCCTTCAACAACCACAACTCCAGCTCCTTCGACAACCACAACAAAAGCTGCTACAAAAACCACAACTGTAGCTGCTACGACCACCACAACAGCAGCACCCACAACGACAACTGTAGAAGCAACCACACCCCCTCCTACTCTGTTGCTGACCACTCCTTTCAATACCACAAGTGGAGGTTTTCCTGGCTGGGCTCTGGCCATTATCATCCCTTGTGGCATCGCTATCATTTTGGTACCTCTGTGGATCCTGCTATGTGTACGTATAGTCTTGTGTTCACTTGTgtactgtgtatactgttcacATATTTATTCTAAAAATATGCTACATTTCTGCAATGATTTAATTTTACATGTGAATCATACTTCTCCATCTTGTTTTGCAGTGCATTTTATGTGGCGGATGTGCAGCTATAAGGAGACGCTGGCACAGACGCAGATCTTACAATGTACAGTACACCAGAAGAAACGGTCTCTTCTGAGGTGACAACGCTAACATCTGTGGCCAATTGTCATCACAAGAACAGCCAATCATCTATATCTGCTAATCACGGGACTTTAATTCATGGAAAATCACTTGACTACATAGCAGTGCATCTGTCCACAGATGCAAATACTTTTTTCCTTCACTGTATATCTGCTAATCATGGCACTTTAATTCATGGAAAATCACTTGACTACACAGGACTGCATCTGAGAAGATCAAGTGAAAATTGTTAATAAGCTTAAAAGGACATATGTTTTTTGTGCAATGTACTACTTTTTATATTATGCATCTGATTGTTAATCAAAGTTACAGCTGAGCTGAACAAagtatgtttatatatttattagtCATGTCATTTGTGGTTTCAAGCTGTGCTGTCCACTGACTAAAACGgttatcatttatttattttatttataataaGCTTcattccattatttattttttgtttgttatttcctCTCTTGATTAACTATGAAGTAATTTATTTTGAACTGCAATACAGTACTTGTTTCTTCAACTTACAGTTTGACAAATGTAATGAAGATACAACCCAGTATTATTTTATGAAAAGGTTTGACTAAAGGGTGATTATAGACAGCACATCTACACATCAAATGTAGTCAAAATTGTCCAACCTGGCACCTTAATCTATGCAAACCTTATTAAAGACACAATTAATTCAAAAACGTGATTTTTTTATGTTTTGTATTCAGTGCcctcagaatgtattcacaccccttgacataaAAATggtgttacaggctgaatttgaaatggattaaattgagattttgtgacaaatggcctacacacaatactccatactGTCAAAGTGGTATTATGTTTTTAgatttatttttacaaattaattgaaaaagtaaataagtattcaacccctttgttatggcaagcttacataagaagtcacataagttgcatggacacacTCTTTGTTCAAaaatagtatttaacatgattttggaatgacttcctgtcacgacttccaccgaaggtgcctcctctccctgttcgggcggcgcttggCGGTCGTCGACGCCgacctactagctgccaccgatcccttttcctttTTCATTTGGTTTTGTCTGTCTTGTGTTCACCTGTGTATAGTTTATTTAATCTCACCCTACACGCtaggttttgtgcgggattgtttgcaTTACTGTCGTTAGTTTgggatgtgtttttttttattttttaaacttttaagcAGGTGTATTTTCACGGGACTGTTTTGCCCACACGTTAGTTTAGCAGAGGAGTGTTACCTCCGTTTTGTTTACTAGACTGCGTTCCTGTGTTCTTGTGGCTACGTTTGTGGTCATGTGCCTGTTGTGTTGGTGGACAGTAATAAAACGCCCTTCTTGGATAttcttgctctcctgcgcctgactctacaCCCACCTCGTGGAGGGAGAATCTGAcacttcctcatctctgtacaaccacaaacaccagggaggttttccaatgcctcgcagagAAGGGCACTTTTTCATAGATGGGttaaagaaaaagacagacattgaatagccctttgagcatggttaagttatgaattacactttatatggtgtatcaatgcacccagtcactaccGAGATACtgccgtccttcctaactcagttgctaaagtgaaaggaaaccgctcaggaatttcaccatgaggccaatccTGACTAAAACAGTCacaaagtttaatggctgtgataggagaaaacttagGGTGGACCAATAACATTgcagttattccacaatactaactaaACTGACAAGAGTGAAACGAAGGATGCCCGTAGAAA
This window contains:
- the LOC112264698 gene encoding mucin-5AC-like, whose translation is MTTTTAAPTMTTVAPTATIAPTTTTSTIPTTTKALTPITVAHSTSTTKAAMTINSALTTTTIGPTTPTTAASTTTTTAAFTKTPIAAPTTAALTTAAPTTAAPKAATAAPTAATAAPTAAPTAATAAPTAATAAPTTATAAPTTATAAPTTAADNAALTAIAPTTTTMEAPSTTTTPAPSTTTTKAATKTTTVAATTTTTAAPTTTTVEATTPPPTLLLTTPFNTTSGGFPGWALAIIIPCGIAIILVPLWILLCCILCGGCAAIRRRWHRRRSYNVQYTRRNGLF